CAGATGAAACTCTTTGAAACAATGGTGAGATCCACAACTGCGGTAAGACGTCCAGGGGCTGCATGTTTAGATTTGGCATTTGTTTCGGCAGGTGTATTTGACGGTTTTTGGGAATACGATCTGCAACCTTGGGATTTGGTGGCCGGAGAACTTCTCGTAAGAGAGGCTGGTGGTCTCACTTGTAACGAGCGCGGCCAACCCTACAGCATCGATAGCACAGGCGTGATCGCAGGAAGCCCCAAAATCTTTGAAGAACTCAAAGGCCGAATCCTAGAGAACTAACATCCGGCCGCAAAAAAATGATTTCGCCGAAATGCTCCCTAGGAGCTATTGCCATTTTTCTTAAATTACTGCAGAAAAACGCAACAAAACGATTTGCAACAGCCCCTAAACGCCGCGAATTCGCGACAAATAATATCGCTTAGGACGTGCCGTAGGGTCAGGCTGTGGGTCGACACATGCGATAAAATCTCCATCGGGATTTCTGACAACACCCTGACAAATCTTAATTTTTTCTTCGGGGTAAGTTTTGCCGCCGTAAAGAAATCGAAAGGTCGACTTCTGGTTGATCGAATCTATGAGAGACGAAAACCAATGTTCTGATTTTCTATAGTATTCCAAACTGTACCTGCGCCAGCTGAGGTCTTTACCCATGAGCTCCATCACTTTTTCAAGCGTGCAGTCGTGAGAGAGCCTACTAAAACATTCAAGCAGAAGACCCAAGCACGCTTTAGAGTCATCGAGAGCTCGGTGCGCGTCTCCCTTATGAAGATTTAGAAACTCAACCAAAGTTTGCAAACGATGATTCGGAGCTCCGCTAATCAAAGTACGAGAAAGTAACGACGAACACAAAACGCGATTCTGCGGAAGTCTGTATCCGAGTCTTTCAATATCATACGCAAGAAAACCCAAATCAAAGGGTGCATGGTGGGCCACCAAAACGGCCTCGCCTATAAAACTCAAAAAACTTGGTAAAACAGTTTCCATAGTCGGTGCATCCGAAACCATTTCATTTGTGATACGGTGAATAGATATAATAAAATCGCCCATGGGCTCGCGGGGTTTTATTAGCGACTGAAACTCGCCAATGATCTCTCCGTTCTTCCACTTGACGGCAGCAAGCTCCACTATGTCGTTTCCCACCGGGAAGGCGCCACTCGTCTCGGTATCAAAGCTCACTATCTCAAGGTTTTTTAAACCGGCGCTTAAAATCTGTTCCATGCAAACTGCTTTCTTATCACTAAAAATGGTAGACAGACCAAATTGAATAGTTTTGAAGAACGAGTGACCATAGTCCAAATCTGGAGCGGCGTCAAAAGGTGAGAGAATCCCTAACCCAGCAGAGAATTGGGGGACACTTTGATAAAAGCCTAGTTCTTCTTTTTATTGCTGAGGGTCTTCACAAAATTGTCGTAAACTGAAGTGTCTGTTTCTTTTTTCTCGAAGAGAGTTTCTAGCTCACGAGGTTTTCTTTGTCCTTCAATAGTGGGCTTTTGCTTGATTTGAAATTTAATAAATCCCCTCGGACGACTACCTTTAGAGATGCTTGTCGCTCGCGCCACAACCGTCTCGCCGAGCACACTGGCCGATTTGTGTTCGAGCCCAGCTTCGATATTTGACTTAATGAGGTCTCTTCTTTGATCGGCCACTTTTTTGGCAGTCAACGGATTTTGATCTATCACGGATTGGGTAAAAATAAAGGATTCAATATTTATGTTTGCATCCTCTACGCCCGTGGTAAGAAGTTTAATTTTTTCCATCATCTGAACAAACTGCTTGGATGGGTCTGCTGTGCCCGGTTCAAAGAGATATTTGTCGTCTATCTGAAACTGAATCCTGTCAGATTCCACTTGAACGTCGCCCGCCAGTTCTCCTAGTTGATTGGCAATCTCGGCCAATACAATCTTACGTGAACCCATTGCGAACAGATTGGGAGTGAAGTCTGCCGGCTCCATAAACGACTGAACCACTTGAAGAGGCTCATTTACTAGATCTAGAAACAACTTTTCTAAGGTGAGCTCTGCTCCGTAGCTAGTAAAGGTATTCTGAATCATGCTTGGCCCTGAGAAATAAGAAGCAACGTTCTTTTTCACTTCTGGAGTTTGATTAAGAAGCCACATTACTAGAAAGAATGCCATCATTGCCGTCATAAAGTCAGCGAATGCCACCTTCCAAGCGCCACCATGATGACCGCCTCCGGAAACCGTAATTTTTTTAATGACTATCATTGGCTTCTTATCAGCCACTGATTTTCCTTTCGCTTAAATTATGCAGCCTTCTTTTCTTTTAGGGCCTTGTCCATTTCATCAAAACTAGGGCGCTGATCAGGAAAAATTGATCTTCGCGCATATTCCACACATACCAGCGGAGGGTTACCGCGCTGAAGAGCCACAAGCGCCACTTTGATGCATCTCAAATAACGGCCATCTGCTTCAATGTTACGGCCTATTTTTCCGGCAAGTGGCGAAAAGAATCCGTAGGCAGCCATAACCCCCATAAACGTACCAACAAGTGCGGCCGCAACGGAATGACCAATGACTTCTGTGCCCTGATCCAGTTTACCCATCGTGATCACAACGCCCAAAACCGCAGCTACGATTCCTAAGCCCGGCATCGCGTCTGCAGTGTTTGCCACAATGTGCTGAGCATCGTGTTCTTCTTCGTGGCCTGTTTTGATATCCAAATCCAACAAGTCATCGACATCGTACTGGGTGAGATCTGCACTTAACGTAATCTTCATCGTGTCACACAACAAATGAACAGCATGATGATTTTTCAAAAAACTCGGATACGCTTTAAAAATCTCTGAACCCTGGGGCTCCTCAATGTGTTTCTCTACCCCTTGAGGGCCATCTTTTCGAAAAGTTTGAAACAACCTATAGAGAAGCTGCAAGAGATCGAGGTACTCTTTTGAAGAAGGGCCTGAGCTCCCAACCATAGCGCGAATAGAATACTTAACACTTGCCTTAAGTGATGACATAGGAGCTTGAATAATCGCCGCACCGAGCGCAGCACCGAAAATGATCATCACCTCAGTAGGTTGCATGATCACACGCATGTTTCCGCCGTGGAGAATGAATCCACCGAAAACCATTACCAAAACCACAATCAACCCGACGGCACCCATAGCCACTCCTACTTTTGTTACATTCACTCTTTCGGAATTTTTGCGCCTTACATAGAGTTCGCGGCACTCATTCGACTCAGGTTACAAACGATGGTCTGTGAATCCACTTGACCAACTCGACCAATAGACAGGCCCAGACCAGTGCCTGCGACAATTTTTAGGTGCGACGCATCCGAAAAAGGTACTAGGCACTCGTGCGAGTCTTGACCGATCGAAAAGTGACCTCACATTAAGACTAGTATGAAAAAAACTATTGCCGTTCTACCGATTAAAAATACTGTTCTCTTCCCGACGGTCACTATGCCTTTGGCTGTGGGGCGGCCTCGTAGCGTTGCCTCCCTATTGAAGGCCCACTCTGAAAACAATCAAATTGTCATAGTTACTCAGCAAAACCTCGATGTAGTAGAACCAGAGCTTTCTGATCTCTACAAAGTTGGCACACTGTGCAAAATTGACGGTGTACATGGCAGTGAAGAGAACGGTTATCAAATTGTTGTGACTGGCCTATCGCGCTTTCAGATTGAAGATTATTTGTTTGAAGATGGGCATCATCGAGTTGCAGGAGCCGAAATCATCGAGCCGGAAATTGTGGAAGACCCCAGAAGAGAGGCTCTTTTTCAGGCACTCAAGGCACTTTCAAAAGAGATTCTCTCTTTAATTCCAGGGATGAAGTCTTCTATAGGACAAATGGTCGAAGGAATCAACGATCCTAAATACCTCACCCATTTAGCGTCGACATACCTCAATATACCCATTGAAGAGAAACAAAAAATCTTAGAAAATATCGACCTCATTTCACGAATGGAAAAACTGCTGGAGCACCTGCGAAATGAGCGAGAAGTGCTCAATGTCAAAAAGGACGTTCAGGAAAAAATCACAGAAAGATTTTCAAAAGCTCAGCGGGATGCGATTCTAAGAGAGCAAATGCGAGCTATTAAAGAGGAGTTGGGGGATCAAGGGGGCGGCGCCTCTGAGGGCTATCGTGAAAAAATAGAAAAAGCTAAGATGCCAAAAGAAGCCTATAAGCAGGCGCAAGATGAACTGAATCGTTTTGAGCAACTTTCTCCGCACTCACCAGATTACCATGTGGTACGAAACTATTTAGATTGGATGTTAAGCCTTCCTTGGAATATCAAAACAACAGACCGTATCGACATAGTTCATGCCGAAAATGTTTTAAACGAGGAACACTACGGACTTGAAAAAATTAAACAAAGAATTCTTCAGCATTTGGCAGTTGCCAGACTGAAAAAAGACCTAAAAGGTTCGATTCTTTTATTTGTTGGCCCGCCTGGGGTGGGAAAGACGAGTCTTGGTCAGAGCATTGCTCATGCACTCGAGAGAAATTTTGTTCGCCTGAGCTTGGGAGGAGTTCGAGATGAAAGTGAAATCCGTGGACACAGACGCACGTATATAGGATCTATGCCTGGCAGAATTGTTCAAAGTCTTAAACGTGCTGGTTCGCGAAATCCTGTAATGATGCTGGATGAAGTCGACAAACTGGGCGCAGGCTTTCATGGCGACCCTTCAAGCGCGTTGCTTGAGGTGCTCGATCCTGAACAGAATAATACGTTTGTGGATCATTATCTAGACGTGCCCTTTGATTTGTCTGATGTGTTGTTTATAGCAACCGCCAACCGCCTCGATACAATACCTGCTCCGCTGCTTGATCGCATGGAGATTATTGAACTCGCAAGCTACACACTGAGTGAAAAAGTGGGAATTGCTAAAAAGTATTTAATACCAAAACAGTATAAAGAGAACGGCCTTCAGAATGATGACTTGATTATCCCAGATGTAATTCTTGAGCAAATCGCTGAAGGCTACACGCGAGAGGCGGGAGTGAGAGAGTTACAGCGACAAATCGGTGCTATCGGGCGCTGGGCTGCAGAGAAGATTGTTCGGAGTGAGATACAAACTGAAAGTCAAAAAAGTTTGGATCAAGAGTCTTCGGCGGCCAATCCCCTTACTGAAGGGAGCCCTCGTAAAGGGGCAAAGGTACAACTTGATGGACCTTCTTTGGTGGAAGCCCTTGGTTCGAGAAAATATTATCCTGATGTAGCTCTAGAGTCTCCCCCTTACGGAGTTGTTACCGGCATTGCGTGGACTCCTATGGGCGGAGATGTGTTGTTTGTTGAAACACACCAAATGCCAGGCTCAGGTAAAATCACAATTACTGGTCAGCTTGGCGATGTGATGAAAGAAAGCGCTCAAATTGCGATGAGTCTTGCAAGATCGCAGGCTTCGATTCTGAATCCGAGTATTGATTTTGAAAAAAATGACTTTCATATCCATGTGCCGTCGGGCGCTATTGGGAAGGACGGACCATCTGCGGGCGTCACTCTTACAACAGCATTGATTTCTCTGCTTCTGAAGAAGGAAGTAAATCCAAAACTTTCTATGACTGGAGAGATCACTCTACGTCGAGCCGTGCTTCCTGTTGGCGGAATTAAAGAGAAAGTGTTAGCTGCCCATAGAGCTGGCATTGAAGAGATAATCCTTCCTAAGCGAAATGAAGTTGATCTTGAAAAGCTCCCAGCTGAAGTGAAGTCTGGGATCAAGTTTCACTTTGCAGAGACGCTCGACGATGTTTTAAAGGTGGCTCTCGATCTGCCGCCTTTTTCCATGATTCAACATATGCAAAACGGTTTAAGTAAACATAGATGTGATTAGAGCTGTTTAAGACGCACGAGTTCGCGGCGGGATTCGTCGAGGGCCGCTTTATAATTAAACATTTGCGCCTGTTGAGTCTCGATGACTTTCTGTAACGACTGTAGACGAGTTTCAAAGGCCCGCACCATTTGATTCTGCCGATCAATTAAAGATGCCACATCATCCTGATGAACAGCGCGTTCTGTGATTCGCCCCGAGAGCTGGGCATATTTTGTTCTCATTTCATCCGTAACATGGTCGATCTTAGCCTCAAGCTGCCCTAGTCGGGACTGATGTCTTTCCATCTTCAGTTGAAGCGTCTTTACGTGGTCTTGAATACGGGCGGCAGATGAAGAAATCAAATCTTCAATGCGTCTAATCTCCGATCGATCTAAACCCCGATCCTGCTTAAGAGGAACTTCAACGATGGATGGCGTCTCCGAATTGGGTGAAGAAAAAAATCGTGGATCAAACTCTCGTCTCATAATAACTCCCAGATACATCTCCCTGTATCTCACTTCTATTGGATCATAAATTCGACAATTCTTCTAGACGTATGTAGGTTAAAAAATCTATTCTGAAATGGATGAAGACTGCGCATGATTTTGCTCGCTATCTACTCACAAAGGATCCCCAGTCGGATGCCGTAAGGCTGACTCTCTACCATTACCTAAAAAATGTTGGCCACTCAGGTACATTGATCGATGAGGCGTTCATCGAAGGTTTCTTTCGTACGTGTTTATCGTTTGAATATTGGCGCGGAAATTGTGAAGAGCTTATGACAAAGGTCCAGCTTGAGTTAACAGAGTCCATGAGCTTCGCTGACTATGCGGTAATAGAACCCGAGCAAGTCCTAAGGGTTCAAAAAGACAATGACAGAAGAAACCTTATCAAAAACTGGTTAGATAAACGCGCGGAAGGATTTTCATACCGATACGACTTATTAAGCAAGGGCTTTCAAAACGAAGGCAATGTCACGATGGCTTTTGTACAGAATAAGGCGGGTGGTATCACTGTTTTCCAGTTTAATGAGTGGTTTTCAATAGCCTCAGATGGTCAACTAAGCCCTCTATGGCGAGACTTCAATCTAGAGTACGGTGCCAACGGCTTCATTCTGCCTGGTAGACCCTTTAGAATCTGGGTGCGCGATCATGTAGTTGCAGTGGTGCAGTTTT
This genomic window from Bdellovibrionales bacterium CG10_big_fil_rev_8_21_14_0_10_45_34 contains:
- a CDS encoding exonuclease translates to MEQILSAGLKNLEIVSFDTETSGAFPVGNDIVELAAVKWKNGEIIGEFQSLIKPREPMGDFIISIHRITNEMVSDAPTMETVLPSFLSFIGEAVLVAHHAPFDLGFLAYDIERLGYRLPQNRVLCSSLLSRTLISGAPNHRLQTLVEFLNLHKGDAHRALDDSKACLGLLLECFSRLSHDCTLEKVMELMGKDLSWRRYSLEYYRKSEHWFSSLIDSINQKSTFRFLYGGKTYPEEKIKICQGVVRNPDGDFIACVDPQPDPTARPKRYYLSRIRGV
- a CDS encoding chemotaxis protein MotB → MIVIKKITVSGGGHHGGAWKVAFADFMTAMMAFFLVMWLLNQTPEVKKNVASYFSGPSMIQNTFTSYGAELTLEKLFLDLVNEPLQVVQSFMEPADFTPNLFAMGSRKIVLAEIANQLGELAGDVQVESDRIQFQIDDKYLFEPGTADPSKQFVQMMEKIKLLTTGVEDANINIESFIFTQSVIDQNPLTAKKVADQRRDLIKSNIEAGLEHKSASVLGETVVARATSISKGSRPRGFIKFQIKQKPTIEGQRKPRELETLFEKKETDTSVYDNFVKTLSNKKKN
- the motA gene encoding flagellar motor stator protein MotA codes for the protein MGAVGLIVVLVMVFGGFILHGGNMRVIMQPTEVMIIFGAALGAAIIQAPMSSLKASVKYSIRAMVGSSGPSSKEYLDLLQLLYRLFQTFRKDGPQGVEKHIEEPQGSEIFKAYPSFLKNHHAVHLLCDTMKITLSADLTQYDVDDLLDLDIKTGHEEEHDAQHIVANTADAMPGLGIVAAVLGVVITMGKLDQGTEVIGHSVAAALVGTFMGVMAAYGFFSPLAGKIGRNIEADGRYLRCIKVALVALQRGNPPLVCVEYARRSIFPDQRPSFDEMDKALKEKKAA
- the lon gene encoding endopeptidase La codes for the protein MKKTIAVLPIKNTVLFPTVTMPLAVGRPRSVASLLKAHSENNQIVIVTQQNLDVVEPELSDLYKVGTLCKIDGVHGSEENGYQIVVTGLSRFQIEDYLFEDGHHRVAGAEIIEPEIVEDPRREALFQALKALSKEILSLIPGMKSSIGQMVEGINDPKYLTHLASTYLNIPIEEKQKILENIDLISRMEKLLEHLRNEREVLNVKKDVQEKITERFSKAQRDAILREQMRAIKEELGDQGGGASEGYREKIEKAKMPKEAYKQAQDELNRFEQLSPHSPDYHVVRNYLDWMLSLPWNIKTTDRIDIVHAENVLNEEHYGLEKIKQRILQHLAVARLKKDLKGSILLFVGPPGVGKTSLGQSIAHALERNFVRLSLGGVRDESEIRGHRRTYIGSMPGRIVQSLKRAGSRNPVMMLDEVDKLGAGFHGDPSSALLEVLDPEQNNTFVDHYLDVPFDLSDVLFIATANRLDTIPAPLLDRMEIIELASYTLSEKVGIAKKYLIPKQYKENGLQNDDLIIPDVILEQIAEGYTREAGVRELQRQIGAIGRWAAEKIVRSEIQTESQKSLDQESSAANPLTEGSPRKGAKVQLDGPSLVEALGSRKYYPDVALESPPYGVVTGIAWTPMGGDVLFVETHQMPGSGKITITGQLGDVMKESAQIAMSLARSQASILNPSIDFEKNDFHIHVPSGAIGKDGPSAGVTLTTALISLLLKKEVNPKLSMTGEITLRRAVLPVGGIKEKVLAAHRAGIEEIILPKRNEVDLEKLPAEVKSGIKFHFAETLDDVLKVALDLPPFSMIQHMQNGLSKHRCD